In Penaeus vannamei isolate JL-2024 chromosome 4, ASM4276789v1, whole genome shotgun sequence, a single window of DNA contains:
- the LOC113822534 gene encoding cuticle protein 7-like — protein MFTKAVVALALVAVALAAPSQPSYGYAPPATYDAPAKYDFNYAVKDDYSGNDFGHQEARDGYDTQGAYYVLLPDGRLQKVAYTVNGDSGYVAEVSYEGEAQYPEYKPAYKPEPAYKPAPAYKPAPAYKPAPTYA, from the exons ATGTTCACTAAG GCCGTCGTCGCTCTCGCCCTTGTGGCCGTTGCTCTGGCTGCTCCTTCACAGCCTTCCTACGGATATGCTCCTCCTGCTACCTATGAC gctcctgccaagtacgactttaactacgccgtgaaggacgactactccggcaacgacttcggtcaccaggaggcccgtgaCGGCTATGACACCCAGGGagcctactacgtcctccttcccgacggtcgtctgcagaaggttgcctacactgtcaacggcgactccggctacgtggccgaggtcagctacgagggtgaggcccagtaccccgagtacaagccTGCCTATAAGCCTGAACCTGCCTATAAGCCtgctcctgcctacaagcctgccccTGCCTACAAACCTGCCCCTACTTATGCCTAA
- the LOC113822533 gene encoding cuticle protein 7-like — MFTKAVVALALVAVTLAAPSQPSYGYAPPATYDAPAKYDFNYAVKDDYSGNDFGHQEARDGYDTQGAYYVLLPDGRLQKVAYTVNGDSGYVAEVSYEGEAQYPEYKPAPAYKPAPAYKPAPAYKPAPIYA; from the exons ATGTTCACGAAG GCCGTCGTCGCTCTCGCCCTTGTGGCCGTCACTCTGGCTGCTCCTTCACAGCCTTCCTACGGATATGCTCCTCCTGCCACCTATGAC GctcctgccaagtacgacttcaactacgccgtgaaggacgactactccggcaacgacttcggtcaccaggaggcccgtgatggctatgacacccagggagcctactacgtcctccttcccgacggtcgtctgcagaaggtcgcctacactgtcaacggcgactccggttacgtggccgaggtcagctacgagggtgaggcccagtaccccgagtacaagcctgctcctgcctacaagcctgctcctgccTACAAGCCCGCCCCTGCTTACAAGCCCGCTCCTATTTATGCCTAA